The nucleotide sequence TTACCCTGGTCAcatgcaaaactactgaaaagcagtGCAAAAAAATTAGGAGGGGAAAAaatgtgtgtggcctccatctgcaaaaccattcctgttttttGGGTCATCTTTAGTACtaaactaatttagtaattgaataatcattaactggagtatacagactctaaaacatgccatttgctgaaagaacaacctactcagagcagtaattaggaccaactataaataaaacatacattttacatttaggaTTAAAAACCTTATTCTATAAATTTgttctatccagaactcctcaagtggcatagctttagcgTCACCTGGTTCAGATTCTGTAATAAAagctcctattaagcaccttttgctatccgatTATTAATCGATCAGTTGTAAAAATACTCAAAAGTACTGAGTACTTGAGTTCAAAAGTAATTGTCATTGTCGATTTTTTTTCCAGACCTGTATTTAAAAATTGAGACATAGTTGAAGCTGCATCAGAAACCTCCAAAGACAACATGGATGTCCTTTTTATGTAGCTTCTCACATCTTTTAAGCTTCCACTAACTTCCTGTTGAACCACTTCACTGATCCTTAAAAAGCCAACATAGTCTATTCCCCTCAATAACAACTTCCCCACTGAGGAGTGTTGTTTTTACCACAACCTGGTAGAACTTAGGCATGGTGtgttcactgatcagaaaaaaaaggtttggatTGTTGAGCCTTGTATTTGAATTCTTTATAGCcacctaaaaagaaaaaaaaaaaaccaacatctTTTCCACACTAGCTGAAGATTGAAGTGCTGATGAAGatcatatatatttttgtatatgATCTCCATCAGCACTTCAATCTTCAGCTATGTCCATTCATCATTAGGAAATGGTTTGCAGGCTATGGAGAAGAGTTGTGCTCCTACAGGCACAAGTCAACGCGCCTCTCATAGAGAAAATTGTGTTTCTGATAGTATTGCCATGAATGTTTAACCCAAAGTCAGttgcttttattctgttttatttctcagTCCTTCATGTTTGCTTTTTGCCTCTCAGGTGGATTCTGGCTTGGCGTGGACCAGGAAGGCCTGGCTGGTTCCCTGTCTTGGTCGGGTGTGTTTTTTGGGGTGCTGGCGAGTGCCTCCGTCTCTCTCAATGCCATCTACACCAAGAAGGTGATGCCTGCTGTGGATGGAAGCATCTGGAAGCTGTGTTTTTACAACAACATCAACGCGtgcatccttttccttcctctcATCCTTGTGTTCGGGGAGGTGGGCAGAGTAGCCAGCTTTAGTCGCTTGACCGACCTCAGTTTTTGGGGGATGATGACACTGGGAGGAGTGTTTGGTTTCGCCATCGGCTACGTCACAGGCCTCCAGATCAAATTTACCAGCCCACTAACCCATAACGTCTCAGGAACAGCAAAAGCTTGTGTGCAGACTGTTATAGCAGTGGTGTACAACTCAACCAGTAAGAGCCTGCTGTGGTGGACCAGTAACATGATGGTTCTTGGTGGCTCTTCAGCCTACACTTTTGTCAAAAGTAGAGAAATGCAGAAAACTGCACACAGAGGGCCTCAGGACTCTGCTAAGGAAAAACTACTACCTGGGGAGAAAGAAAACCCTGGAGTGTAACCATATCAGGTTAGTACAGAACCTCTTTCTACAAGTGGCGTACAAATGTGAAATGCATTTAGAATGCTTGTTATTTAAACAATGCAATAAACTGTTTAAGAGATTATTTATAGTCTTAAAGTCATCTTTTTATTACTGTTTTATACTCAATTAGCTTTCATGGTCTAGTATACAAGGAAAGGGAAGAGAAAAACACTCTTAAAGACAGATAATAACAATAGGGATTGTGGTTTTGTCAAGgaatttactgtattttttttttacatgttctgGAACTTTTCTACATATCTACTATGACTACAATCTTTTCTTAAAGAAAAGGTTAAGACAATTTAAGTCACTGGTTTCCATTACTTTGGATTTGCACCTTTCCCAAATTTAGCTTTAAGGGTAGAAGGAACACActatggccctgtcccaatactcgcacttccacccttgtgtccctgaattgcgcgttcccgttgatgggttcgagtgcgtagtgtgtcccaattctccagagtggtccttagccccgccccctttgtgccccacatccgccctccggcgaagcccgcatctaagcggacttcgccgaagtatattacccacaattcactgctgcagatgacgttctgatcaaaaaccaatcacaaccgtcaacgtaaccagccattaaatcagaataataagaactgcgtaaactttagacagcaagccgacaaatattttttttactggttttcccgtctcaacattgtaagaaaccactTGGTTCAGaatgagtctgggcagtcagtaggccataacatggaagttacctttcaaacaaacactgacgcagcgagagtctggtgtaaaagcctccttcgcttccagcactttcttctcctcaaaacaattgcttgttgcagttttaaatcattttttagcagcaagacagtgaaaacagcgctggttcccgccctttttgatgttgcaattacggtgcagaggtgcaagtcgatgacgtaacctctactgtcccaattctccaattttgcaggttGTAACGTGcacacttcaacccctacatgcacttatacaaagtaaacacttcatagaggggggtagggtgggtattgggacagggcctacATATAGAGGGTGTTTAGTATGAGACAGACAAGCTAGCAAGTAGTCGGCTGTTAGTTTTTCATCTGCAAAGAAAACCCTCAGGAATTTaagttttacaaatataaattgaTCATCATCTGTGACCTATTTTTTGAATCCAGACAGTTTTAAATTCAGATTTGCATTcctgtcatgttttttggattttaaacaacatgggcATGTGAAAATGAAGAATAATTGACCCATGAGGAGCTGTGTTTAACTGCCCTGCCTGTTAGTAGGCTATATGATGTTTATTGAGTTTGGTTATATGTATATCACAAGGCATTTGTTCATATTAAAAGCAAAAGCTTTGAATTATGTTAAAGTCATTGCACCTTTCTAGTTTATCAAGACCAGTGTGAACTACTACCTTTAGAGGAAACTTTGTACTTTTTTAAAGTCATTTGAGGATTTGATGATGGTGGTTTTGAATATACTCTCTATAAATAAATGTGGTGTTTTGACATTTATGTCAAACCTTCTAAGACTTCGTATGTTTCCTctgcttgtcttttttttgtccaATTAGCTGTCTTGGAGAATTGGTTAAAAGACTTACCAGTTTATAAGGATTCACAGTAATTtgttggataaaaaaaattattaccaTTTTTGCTGGGCATTTAAAAGTTCCGTATTTCCCtagtttttcataaaaaatgatcaaaaccatttgttaaaatactaactacACATTGACAACACTGGTGAACACAGGTCACAACTGGAAACATATTTACTTGGTACAACAGAATACTTTCGCAGAAAtcaagaagaaacaaaacaactatAATAACCAAAAAGTTGTCagcaataaacaaaaatgaacttaataggtgttaatttaaaaatactttattttaaaggtaATTTAAATGTAGTAACTTgggccagccttctttatcagttgAGATTTTTTAAGTCCCTACCTCTGATGCTGCTGCCCCAACAGATGATGGTAAAGAAGACACTGCACTCTGCAACACCTTTCTGCAAACAATCTAAGTTTCTAAGAATATTATGTATTCTCCTGTGGTTAAAGTACTCAATTTTGGTTGCCTGAATTGCACACTAAAATTGAGTATATGTTACTAAAAGTGAGTTGAAACAATAATTAGTTTGCAACCACAGTCAGATACCCCTATAGCAACTTTAGAACATCTTTTAAATCAATGTCTCCAGGTTTTTTCTGTAAATCTTCTATAAGGAACCCATGTCTTCATGGCACATTAAAGATATGTATATGTCGTCTAGAGAATGCTCTTTGTGGGATATAGTTCAAACCTTTTCTAAGATGAAGTAGAAATTTGATTTTGTCGTATTACCAGCCACAAGTGTTAGATGCCTGTGCCTTTATTTGTTTCAGATTTGTCTCTGTTTCTATTAAGTATTTCATCAACATCTTTCATAGAATACCCAAATCAATTTGCAGATTTTGATGTCCcctaatatatatttttaatagactggttttgtttttacagcctAAAGGCTTTTATATCTGCATTGTGAACTCCTTTGACCTCATTGTGCTGGTGAGTTTGTACAAACAGATTTCAAATACAAAAGGGAATCTTCTAATGATTGTTTACCTACCAAAGTCttcaatatatattttactCAAATAGAAGTAAACACTCATCTAAAAAACTTAAATTCAAAAAGGCTACTGAAGTACTGAGTACTTGAGTAGTGCTGTTTAATCTGTTTACTTACTgtcataacataaaaaaattgtaaaaataaatcacatcatttCAAAGTGAAGCAACTCAGAGTAACCAGGAATGATATTTAAGTAAAAACAGTGGtactttaaaatattacttaagtacaattaaaaaatcaaaaagtgCAGTAAAACTACTCCTAGAAGTACTTTTTTGTTCAGGTTTTTAACCAAATGTAATTgagtaaatgtaactagttacCACCCAACTTCTGTCTTTTACTGACTTTGAATTAAATTTGCCCACAAGTGTTTAAGAGAGttaaattcaaaacattttctcctgtgaatattttgctaaaaaacattaaattaaagagATGTTAAGTTTATCTTCATTATGTAACTCCAACTTAAATATGTTTTGGGAAAGCAAAATTAGAGAAACAAAATGTCAGAATCTATGGCTTGTATTTTTTCCCAAGATATCCTAGACTTGTTGATTTGAGGTGTTAAGATGTGTTTTAGTGAGGGATCCTGGTCCTATTTCATaccttcatgttttcatttcatcCTTTTCTACCTCCATTTCTACTTAAGTCATACCTGTATCAACCATTTTATCCCCTTGTACTTAAACCATGGCGTATCAGATCAATTGTAGTTGTAGAGAAATTATTACATCAAAATGATGGAGCTGTCTCCTCCTGGTGGATGTCAATTAATGGAGTCATCCAACCACAATACCTTTAAGATGACCAGGAGGTGATAATACAAAATTACTTTAAGTCATCAGTTGTCAAATTGAACA is from Girardinichthys multiradiatus isolate DD_20200921_A chromosome 4, DD_fGirMul_XY1, whole genome shotgun sequence and encodes:
- the slc35c1 gene encoding GDP-fucose transporter 1 isoform X2 — translated: MALSGAETINQDEHEESFILRAVRIAAVVALYWFVSITMVFLNNFLLDNRDLEAPLFITFYQCAVTVGLCWLMQLLAKMCPGVVDFPSVKFDLKTSREVLPLSFVFIGMITFNNLCLKFVGVAFYTVSRSLSTVFNVLFSFIILKQTTSMHALICCGIIMGGFWLGVDQEGLAGSLSWSGVFFGVLASASVSLNAIYTKKVMPAVDGSIWKLCFYNNINACILFLPLILVFGEVGRVASFSRLTDLSFWGMMTLGGVFGFAIGYVTGLQIKFTSPLTHNVSGTAKACVQTVIAVVYNSTSKSLLWWTSNMMVLGGSSAYTFVKSREMQKTAHRGPQDSAKEKLLPGEKENPGV
- the slc35c1 gene encoding GDP-fucose transporter 1 isoform X1 yields the protein MNRAQLKRSSILRMALSGAETINQDEHEESFILRAVRIAAVVALYWFVSITMVFLNNFLLDNRDLEAPLFITFYQCAVTVGLCWLMQLLAKMCPGVVDFPSVKFDLKTSREVLPLSFVFIGMITFNNLCLKFVGVAFYTVSRSLSTVFNVLFSFIILKQTTSMHALICCGIIMGGFWLGVDQEGLAGSLSWSGVFFGVLASASVSLNAIYTKKVMPAVDGSIWKLCFYNNINACILFLPLILVFGEVGRVASFSRLTDLSFWGMMTLGGVFGFAIGYVTGLQIKFTSPLTHNVSGTAKACVQTVIAVVYNSTSKSLLWWTSNMMVLGGSSAYTFVKSREMQKTAHRGPQDSAKEKLLPGEKENPGV